The DNA sequence CGTGTACTGTACAATGATTTGCTGATAACAAGCAAACAGAGCAGGTGTCATTAAGATTTATGTATTTGTGGAGCTAAAGTGGTGTATTTGGTGGGTTTTGTAGTAAGTCATGTAATGGACTCCATTGAAGTTTTTGTAGTTTATTTATGATATGTATATGAATAAAGACTCACATTGGAGAATTGTCCATTATCAAATATACTTTTCCTGAATGaactttgcagtttgtttttgaCAAAAAGTATGTTAAATATGGGAATAGTTTAAATGGGGCACAGATGTAAACAATGTTATGCTAAAGATAGTCAGATATTACAGCCTGGCACTCACATTATGCTGCAACACATCACAACTGGATTCATCTattgaggtggtgcaatggttaccgCACTGGATTATCATTTGGGTGGATGATGGTGAATGTCCCATCCAGATTTAAGTCATCTCCTATTTTCCTCACATCACTCCAGGCGAATGTCAGGATGTTTCTTTGCGAAGGGTACGGCACGGCACAGTTGATTTACTTCCCCACCTTTCATAACCCAAGCTTGTGCATCTGTAATGACTGCGCTGTGtatgggacattaaactctaaccaTTCATTTGTTCAACCTAATCTAGACTAGACATGGAGCTATGTGACAAATCAGTGTGATACAACAAGAAAAATTCCGGGTTGGGAGGGAGTAGGTACAATATAGCTCTCAACAAAGTTTCAGTATTTATAATTGCATAATACAAAAATTTGCAGTTTAATTGGTGCATTATTTTAGGTATGGTCTGAAACAGGGAAATGTGAAATCACTGAAAACACTACTACTTGTGTACCAAATTAAGATTCCTTCATTAttgtggaaaaagaaatttatggcattgAAACCAGCATGAGATGGGATAAATACTTCAGGCAGAGGTGAAGGAAAAACTGAAACATACTGGGTTGCCTCTACAAACAAAGCTAACAACTTGGATGACCACAGATCCATGCAAATGAGTGTTGGAATTCTTGTTTTGGCCATGGAGTGATAGTGATGAACTCTATTAATGCTGACAAGGCAGAGGCTCTAAGTGTACTTGGGGTGGTAGGTCTCGACCATGTAGATATTCTAAACAGACAACTTGATTCAAAATTTTGTGTAATGCATACCACCAGGAAATGTGGACATTGTCATATGTCTTATTGTTCTGAAGACAAATACAGAGAGCAGACAGCTGTTTGTGAGGTGTTAATGTATCAGGAGCATAATGTTGGAGAACTTTGAAGTTATGGGTTTATTTTGAAAAACTTGACAATGGAGTGTTGTAGCAGATCTATTTTACTTTTAATTGATTAGATTTTAAGGGTTAaacataaatgatttattttttcattaactTAAATAAATGTGGTCTGTGATACCAAAATGTGAGGGATGAGTAAatcttcattttaaatgtaaaactGAAAAGCAAATTGCATAAAAACAAGGAACATAGGGTACTTCAAAAATAAGCAGTCAAACTATACAAAAATTAGCCAAAATTGGCCATTCAATAAAACAATATCTTCATGTCCCTGTAAATTACCAAAAGATGCTTTTTTATATGATTAGTGTACAGTGTAATGGCAGATTACATGTACCTTCCATTGTCTCTGAGgtctgaatgttgctgttcatGTAGTTATTTTCATTGCTTACAAAATTTGATGAAAttgttactgtcagtgtttgaaGACTGTTTTCATAAGGTAGATATGCAGTTCAGGGCAATGTATTTTTCCAGGTATCATTGCTGTTCATTTTTACCTTTTGGTACGACATGAATGTCATTAGCTCCATGTCGTACTTGCAGGTTTAGCCCTGTTCCATGCTGTACAGATTTTTGTTGCAGATATTTGGTTATCTTCTGTTAGTAGATCAATAACAAACATTCATAAAGTTTATGGAGAAAACACTTGCCTGATTGGTTGGCTTTTGGTGTATAGAATATTTTACTTAAGTTTATATTTTCAGACAATCAAAGTTGAAGAACCAGTTGAACCAGATGaggtagaaaaagaagaaaagaaagaaaatgaagtggaagaagatgATGACGAtactgaagtagaagaagaaaagTCTGAAGAAAAACCAAAGACAAAGAAAGTTGATAAAACTGTTTGGGACTGGGAAATTTTAAATGATAACAAGCCTATCTGGACTCGAAAGTATGTACTTATAAAGTTATTATTTTACAATACTAGTGTAAAACGTGAAACACTCAGCCTCTTAGACTGTTCTCAATTTGTACAAAATCACTGTCGTATTATGAAATATTGTAAGTGCAAGAGTCACCTGCAGCTCTTGGCTGAGTAGTGATGCTTctataatttttgtttcattgaaGGTAATAATTTGTTGTTCATTTGCTACAATTACTACCTTTAACTGTGGCAGTATTCTACTTAACACAGTATTAAGACTCTCCCTGAAaacacctgtttttatttcaaattacaaaaacgggTTTGGCCAGGGAGAAAAGAAACAATCAACTTAATGAATATGTCTAAGGTGTACATTAGCCTTGGATTCATATGTTGACACAGTGTTGCAGTGTAACAGTGTTTCTTTAAAATGGAAAAATCTTGAACAATGTTTAATGTTACACATTTTTGCTCTTGGCTGTTAAGTGTAACGAACAAATCCTGTGTTCATTTTTAACTGCTGTTCTAATGAAGCCCATGAAACAATATTTAATGATGCTTAAATTGTTTAAAATTGCAGGCCAGCTGAGGTACCTGATGATGAATACAATGAATTTTACAAGTCTCTCACTAAGGATACGAAGAATCCATTAACAAAAATCCATTTCATAGCAGAAGGTGAAGTTACTTTCAAATCGTTATTGTTTGTACCCCAGACACAGCCCGGAGAAAGTTTCAATAGATACGGCACAAAGACTGACAATATCAAGGTTAGTGAATTAGGTCGTATTGTAACTACAAAACATGCTCCTGCTTCTGATTCTCACTTCTGTTTATGCTCTTCCTGTTTCTCTGCCATTTATAAACATAAAATTTGCAGCTGCCAATTCTTTGTTACACATACTAGGATGATTATCTGCTGTAAGTTTTTAAATTTAGTTTTCATAGTTATAACAGGGCTACAGAAATACTGGTGCCTGTTGCTGAAAATGATTAATAACAAAGCAGCTTtgatgtcgttctctgttcatacTACTGTACTCCTTGCCAAAAATTTTGTATGTAGTTTCTAAAGAATTTGTTTCAAATCAATATGGCAGATATTGTGCTTCTCAGCATGTGAGTAAAGAATGGTAATAGCTAGGGACTGGAAAATGTAGTATCTACTTTTGACGAAATTTGCAGCTAACATTTTTGTGATTGGATGCACGAATTTAAAAGCTTGTCACACTGTGTGAAGACAAAGCCTTAGTGCTGTGCTTTGAAATGGACTGATTTTTTACTGGTAAACTTTTGACTGCATTGTTTGCTTTCATCTGAACTTAaagcctcctttttttttttttactgcatgcTACAGATAGAACTGACAAGGTGCTTAGTATAGAATTAAAACAGAAGATAACTCCATTCACATGTTAGTGGAGAAATTGTCACATTCTAAATATGCCAACAAGTTTTGTTTCACTGTGACTACAGTGTACAGTGCAAGCACTATATATTGTCAGAAAGGTGTAAATGAACGAAAAAGTGGGGAAACAACCACACCTCCCTCTGTGACAGGGCAGTGTCCTGCACTTAAGTTCTGCAAAAGCAGAACTGATACAGGGAATGCTGATCTCTTCTGGTGTTGAGGGTTGTGATTGAAATCTGTGGCAGACTAGTCTTTTCATATATTTCAAACTAAGAAAAGACAATGAGCTAGAGAATGGCCACTAGACATTTTCTTGCTGAGTTTGGCAGTGTATTGTAACTAATGTAGTTAGACTGACCTCTAGTAGTATTTGGTGCAGCGACAGTTAAAAACTCCCACCACTCAAAACCTGTTCCTGAAAATGTCCTAATTATATCAGGTtttgaacttacactagcagacaaGTGTTTCTTTGTTGTAAGATGCTAGGTCCCATGACTGAATACTACAGTGCGGGACACGGCATGTATCTTATACAGACCACTCTGATGTCCACAATTAGCTTGGCAATGGAGAATAGTgccttgtatgaaacttcctggcagattaaaactgtgtgccggacagagactcgaacttgggacctttgcctttcactttttattttgcaaacactTCTGTTACCCACATTAAAATAAAACTTTGACTATCTTTGGTAAAAACAAAGGATACAATACATTGAGGTAGCATCTATTAGATAATTTTGCCTTTTCACATTTTGTCAGGATTCACATCATatcaaaaaatattaatttcttcagtccttagtacTAACATAATCTCAGTGAACAAATTCTGTGACTGCTGATAACATATTCTGTTAGCTATAGTGACTGAGACACAATGCTCTGAAAGTGTACACCAGGGACTTCATTTTTtgcagtgtggtggtggtggtggtggtggtggtggtggtggtggtggtgatgatgatgatgatgatgatgatgaagggggAGTGGGGGAGAGGAGGCTGGGGTTTTTGGGAAAATACACAAAAGCACTATAGATGGGTAAAGGCACAAAATAACATTGAAGGGGATGCAGAACCTACATTCTTTTGTTACCAATATTTATTGTGGTCCAAAGATAGTATCTAATTTCCACATTGCTGTTTCGTAAGTCATTTCATTCAGCAACAGAGTTCCAGTGTTTTAATTAACCCATTAGTTTTACAAATATTAGTGGTACAGTTTTATACAGCAGACAAATTTCATAGGTTTATCAGGAATTGTCATTGAATGTCTCTTGGGTGGAAATTGCATGGATCAGTTCATTGATGCAAGTAACCATCTCAACTGTGTTCATTTTTAGGTTAAAATCTACGTTTGATATTGCAATAATACTTATGTAACGCAAGACAAAACTGGTAAATAAACAAAGAGTATTGTGATCTAGACTGTTGATTTTAACGTAAAAATAGcagtagagtgctgcaatccaCAGACAATGTTTAACTGTGTGCTCATTCTCTCTTCCCCATCTCCTTCCACTGTTTAATACCTCACATTTACTAACACCATTTATACTGGTCCTCCCCAACTGCCTTTTCCCCACCCCTACTCCCCATCTTAAGTCCACACATTTATTCAGTGTTTAGGTGCAACTCTACTTCACTTTGTGATATAGAAGAGTGCAAAATTCTATCTTTGTTCATTGTAGGCATAGTAAAAAGGTTAGATATTTGCTAGCCACCCATCCCATATCTCCCCCTTACAGTTCTGTTAATAGCTTTGTATTTGATACCTACAGTTACCCTGCTGGGTGCCTAAGACAAAGATTCTTTCCTTATCAGAAGGTACACTTGCAATGAAGCATCATATCAATTCATTACATACTTCATTTAGTATTAGGTAACAGTTCACATGTACTCAGTGCAAGGGTCACTGTTGAACATCTTAGGAAACCTTTGTGTCTATCTGTTTGGTAGAGTTTGTGATGCCTCATATTCATAAACAAATTTCTCACATATTATTTGACGTATTGCTCTTCTTTAGACTAGAGATTCAGAATGTACTTAATCATATTCTTAGATCTTAATCAGTGCTTTGTAATCTCAGTATTTCAGTGCAACTTGCTTTGTGCTTCATGCGTTGGATAACCACCATTACACCTCCAAAATTTCTCCCGATTATTAAAATGGTGTATATGAAGAATTTAACAACTGAATGttcagtttacatttttgtggTAACCTAATTTACCTGCATACTGTTATCACTTATGCATACATATTTTACTTGAAACCTAATTCAGATGTTGCCCTTGGATGGCATTTTTTCTTCTCATTTTGCCTTTCTCCATCTGTCCCAGTACTGCAAACAACTATGAAGTGCGGGACAGAGGTTATGCTACAAAATTATCCTAAAAATGTGCCATCATGTTTTAATACAAATCATAAAAGATAGGTAAGCAAAAACCTGTTTTTATTCAATACAATTAAGACAATATATTAACAGTACTCCTTAATTTTTCAGCTGTATGTGAGACGTGTTTTCATCACCGATGAGTTCAATGATATGATGCCAAATTACTTGAACTTTGTTCAGGGTGTAGTAGACTCTGATGATTTGCCACTTAATGTCTCCAGAGAAACACTTCAGCAGCATAAACTTATCAAAGTAAGTCTAGAGTACATCAGATACTAGTTACTCCACTTAGATTTGTCCATTGAAATTTATCACTAACTCTTCCTTCCCTGAAGGTAATCAAGAAGAAACTGGTTCGCAAGGCTTtggatatgtttaagaaaattgaaaagaaagaTTATGAGAAATTCTGGAAAGAGTACTCCACAAATATTAAACTAGGTGTCATAGAAGATCCTTCCAACCGTACAAGGCTAGCAAAGCTGCTTATGTTCCATTCATCCCATGGACCTGAAATGACCTCTTTGTCTGACTATGTGAGCCGAATGAAGGAGAAGCAAGAACAGATTTTCTACATTGCTGGAGCCAATCGTAAAGAGGTAAACTTGTACTAACCAGCACTAATAGTAAGGGAAAACAGTACCAATCTCATTGTTGCTGAGACTTCAAACCTCAGTACAATTCCTTCTCCTTATGTTGTTCTTGTCTTGCCATGTTGTCATAGCATGAATTAGTGGGTTACCTTTTCACCACTATCATTGTTGCTGCAACAGCAGAATTCTTCTATTACTAATTATAAGGTACACATTATTTTGCAGGTTGAAGATTCTCCATTTGTTGAACGTTTATTGAAGAAGGGGTATGAGGTTCTGTATTTGACAGAAGCTGTGGATGAATACTGTATATCTGCACTGCCTGAATTTGATGGGAAGAAGTTCCAAAATGTGGCCAAAGAAGGTTTTTCTCTTTCTGGAGACTCAAAATCCAAAGAGAAACTTGAAAATATAAAGAAGCAATATGAGCCTCTCCTAAATTGGCTCAATGATAAAGTACTTAAAGATCAGGTAATTATCTCTATTTAATATTGCAGAGCTCTTCATTTCTAGTACAGTTCACAAGGTTTAGTCTTGAGATAACAACTTGGTTAATTTACAGATCTCGAAGGCTACTATCTCGGAGAGATTGTCTGGATCACCTTGTGCTTTGGTTGCGGGTATGTTTGGATGGACTGGAAATATGGAACGCTTAGCTATTTCTAATGCTCATCAAAAGTCTGATGATCCACAGAGAAGCTACTATCTTAACCAGAAGAAAACTTTGGAAGTCAATCCACGCCATCCTTTGATCAAGGAACTTCTGAGGAGAGTTGAAGAGGATCCTAGTGACCCCACTGCCAAAGATATGGCTTTGATGATGTTCCGTACAGGTAAGAGTAGTTTAAATGCTTATAGGTGCTCTGTTTGTTAGGgtcatttcctttctttaattttattgGACTATAAGTAGATTTGACACTGTTGTACATGGTTTTTCCTGCTACAGGCTTTGCAAAATCATCTGTAAGTAGTGGTGTACATACAAAATATTGGTGCTATAGAGGCTAATGGAACTGTCTTCTGTCTTCTTCCAAATGAAGATGAATcgtgtttgggggagggggggggggggggagaagaagagtGAGAGGAATCTGGTGGTGTCATTAAAGATGGATTTAATAGCAATAAAAAGTATTGCTGTAGAATAGGCTATGGTTTGACATAGGAATCTATGGATACAAACTAGTTGCTGATAGTAAGACTGAATGCTGTAAATAGTGTGATCTGTGGGGGGATGATTATTTTCAGAGCAGGTGGGTACTGAAGCTGACATGTAAACTAGCAAAATAAGTGCAGAGCCCTCTAGGTCTGCTTGCCGATTGGATATCTTAGCATGAAAAGTATGTGGTAAAAATAGAGATTACAACTAGTCTCATACTTAGATGTTTTGTGTGGCAGTGTTCGCAGTGCTTGACATGAGGTGTGAATGGAAGGAAAGAGGGTCTATCAGCTGCTGGGTTTACACAGTCAGTGAAAGAGCAGTGGCCAGACATGTTTCAAAGGAATATTGTCATTCTCTTTCATCATTATATCATTACCTCCAAAATAATAACTCGTTTGGCAGACATAGGAAATATTTTGATAACAAAGGTCATTATTTTAAGCTGTTAGGTCCCAGCCTAACCACAGTCTAGTGAATTGtttaatattttgaagatatgtggcAACAAATAGTATTAATGTAACTTTTGAGAGTGAAACTGTCTTAATCCATCATAACCTAGGCCATGGACTAAGCTACAGATAAGTGTCACCACAACCAGGTGTTTTAGATTGCACATTAATGTTGTAACTGAACTATCACATTCGAAGTTAACAGCACAATTTCAATCACCCATTTGGTTGCCATGTAAAACAAGTCATTTATTACAATATGAAAGCATTTGTTACTTTAAAGTTCATGTTGTGGACATAAATTGTCCATACCTTCAGAATTTGTGCTACATTGTATCAGTGAAACTCCCAATACAGTTGTGCCCTAAAATTCTAACTACTATTGATTGACCATGACTGTAATCAACAAAGTTAAAATTGATAACACAAACTAAAAGTCTAAATAATGTAGTTGTACTTTGCAGTAGGGGCATATAATTTTCTGTGTATACACAATCAGCacaagttttttttcttaaatataaGGATGAAAAACTAGTGTGCAGATTAATTCTAATAGGGTTCGTACTGCTCTGCATCCAACAGCAGTagatgcccgcagctcgtggtctagtggctagcattgctgcttgcggatcacagggtcccgggttagattcccagctgggtcgaggATTTCTTCttcccagagactgggtgtttttGTCCTCTTCATGTCATCATCATTTCGGTAGTGCTGAGACTGAAAATGGAAAGATTTGGACCTTGTGCAggcactgatgaccatgctgttgagTGCACCacgaaccaccaccaccaccaccaccattcatcATCATTAATCATTCAACATTAGACCATGTTATACCATAGCATTGTTGTGGCTACATTCTGTGACACATCAGCTGCATGTTAGATGTGTAGTATAAACCACCTGATAACTTGTTAATTATGGCAAAAACTTCTCATTATCACGTGTACAGTTAAAGAAAAACTGAACATTATTGAAGAAGCAGAGAAAACTGAAAACGGTGTAGTGAAAAGAAAGTATGACGCGAGAGAGTTGTTCGCAACTGGTGGAAAACAAAATGTGGCTTAAAGAAGTGAACAGTAGTCACCAGGCTTTCTGTGTGCAGATCTCAAAAGAAGGCTCTGTGATTGTGTAGATGAGAATCAATGAAATTGATGTGTGGTGGCCAGTGAAATAAGCTAACTCAGAGCATTAGCTGTAACTGAAGATCTAGGTATGACTGGTTTCAAAACTAGCAGTTGCCTGTAAAGGTTTTTAATTGAAATGTATTAGGATTCCAGGCAGTTAAGAGGAAAACACAGTGAATTTTTATCACTATGTGATAAATTTGTGCTACAAACATTCCTATACACCACCCAAATTGGTTACATGGGTCAAATGCCACCCTTCTGATATGCTGCTTGACAATACCATGAACAGGAAAGGGGAATCCAGCATCTGATACAAACTGGTGACATTGAGCAGCAGAGCTGTACAGTGATGTATGTAAATGGTGATGGATGAAAGCTACAACTTTGTGACTTTTAAAAGGGAAACTAGTCAAGAAATACTGGTGAGAGTGAATCTGAAAGGGGTAGAGTACAGTAACTTTTTGCAACATCACCATAGTATGCAACTTAATTTATGTAAGATGATGGTCCTGGACAGGTTCCACAGCCATAAGTGTGGTAAAAGTTAAAAAAGGGAAAACTGTGTTGGTTATTATCCTTGGATGCCGAACATGAAAGATTACCCCTATTAAACAAGGTAAAAATGTCAACTTCAGCAGCAATAGTGTAATCTGTGAATATGACAGCCATGTATTTTTCGAATGACAAAATTGGGGAAAAATACTTGTCTTACACTAGGGTAAGTATAACACCGAGttttgaaatttattccagaatTGTAGTGTCTGTAATTATAGCATTATTTACTTAATTCTAAACTTACTTACTTCTGGGGGCTGTGACATTACTTAATATGTAGTCAGATAGTGGTTTTTTGTGATTGGAGAATGTTCTTGATACAAAAAAGTGGGAGGTATCTGCTGTTCCCAAAAAAGTTGTTTACGTATGTACACATTTATGAAACCCTtcaaaaattttcttatttgtaTTGAAAATCTGGGTCTGTATGGAGCAAAATTTTGTTGCAGAACATTAGTCTCTGTGTTTCAGTATTTAATAATTATAGATTACATTCATAAAGCAGGGTAACTGGAAGACTTCATATTTTGGTGTTATTTTCATCTGAGTGATACAAAGAACTGTTCTTGTATAGTAAGGAGAGGGGGAGATAGTTTGTTCGTGGTTATGACTACTTTCTAATAAACACATTTTCTTGCAGCAACCTTGAGATCAGGATACATGTTGAGAGATACAACTGATTTTGCCGAGAGCATTGAAGTCATGATGAGGAAGACACTTGGTGTTCCCGAGTCTGAAGAGGTAAGATTCTTGTGGAACAGTGGCACATTGTACACGATGTTTGTTCTATTAGTAATTACTTCAGGATCGTATTACACACTGCAGTACTGCagccaaggtgtgtgtgtgtgtgtgtgtgtgtgtgtgtgtgtgtgtgtgtgtgtgtgtgtgtgtgtgtgtgtgtgtgcgtgtttccaATTGAGCTTGATTTGGTGGAAAATGAGATTGTGAGTTTCCTTGCGTATCAGTTAACTGCTCCAGGTTAACACTTCTTTGGcagttgttaaatatttcttaGATTTATACACTTCTGAATAAGTGTTTTGGACAGAGATCGTAAGGCACACACTTTAGAACAGTCTGAAGTCTTTTATTTAATATTGCAGTTTTTGTGCAGTGTTGGCTAGGACTACTGTATTATGAGCAAATCTAGAGTTAAGACTTTTCCCATTTACTATAATTCCCCctcctttcaaaaaaaatttgggCACAGTCACTTCAGGGATTGTTAGAAATAGATTTGGACAAGTCACTCTGCTTTACTCCTCTTCTAATGAAAAACTCTTCAGTGTTTCATGCTAAGCTGGCAGAAGCAAAGTTTTCATAGATGTTACATAGTATGTTTAAATACCTTGTTTCCACTCCTTGTTTGATCAGTAACCCAACTGCAGTATGGCTGACAGAATCAAAAccctttcagaaatctagaaaagtgttaaatatttattgGCTCAACTAATTGTCACACAATGTTAAGGTGTATGGTAAATTTTTGTGAAGTAACCACTGTGGAAGCCAGCTTGTTCTGTAGATAGCAAGCAGTAAAGTGATTGGGCAGTAATTCTTCAAATCATGGGTACTTCCTATTAGTGTAGGGCTATGTTTGCTTTGTTCCATTAGGTTGAGATGCTGGCTTTTAGCATACAAGCACTAAGATTTTTAGCCAGATTTTTGTTTCTTCAGTAATAAGTT is a window from the Schistocerca americana isolate TAMUIC-IGC-003095 chromosome X, iqSchAmer2.1, whole genome shotgun sequence genome containing:
- the LOC124555436 gene encoding endoplasmin; the protein is MKYFLLCVLGVLIFSGTCYAESEDSEGTTVEADLGSSREASRTDDEVVQREEEAIKLDGLNVAQLKELREKAEKFTFQAEVNRMMKLIINSLYRNKEIFLRELISNASDALDKIRLLSLTDPNALSATSDLDIRIKADKENHILHITDTGIGMTKNDLVNNLGTIAKSGTADFLSKMQDATTSAQDLNDMIGQFGVGFYSSFLVADRVVVTTKHNDDKQYIWESDAGSFSIVEDPRGDTLKRGTQVSLHLKEEAFDFVEQDTIKNLVKKYSQFINFPIYLWTSKTIKVEEPVEPDEVEKEEKKENEVEEDDDDTEVEEEKSEEKPKTKKVDKTVWDWEILNDNKPIWTRKPAEVPDDEYNEFYKSLTKDTKNPLTKIHFIAEGEVTFKSLLFVPQTQPGESFNRYGTKTDNIKLYVRRVFITDEFNDMMPNYLNFVQGVVDSDDLPLNVSRETLQQHKLIKVIKKKLVRKALDMFKKIEKKDYEKFWKEYSTNIKLGVIEDPSNRTRLAKLLMFHSSHGPEMTSLSDYVSRMKEKQEQIFYIAGANRKEVEDSPFVERLLKKGYEVLYLTEAVDEYCISALPEFDGKKFQNVAKEGFSLSGDSKSKEKLENIKKQYEPLLNWLNDKVLKDQISKATISERLSGSPCALVAGMFGWTGNMERLAISNAHQKSDDPQRSYYLNQKKTLEVNPRHPLIKELLRRVEEDPSDPTAKDMALMMFRTATLRSGYMLRDTTDFAESIEVMMRKTLGVPESEEIEEEDEVEEGDDEPKKSDDSEQEVEDKDGESEDHDEL